Proteins encoded in a region of the Spiribacter sp. 1M189 genome:
- a CDS encoding phospholipase D-like domain-containing protein — translation MHPLHWTVVALLAVISTASALHALLHKRESTAAFGWIAFCLLFPLVGSIFYYLFGINRVRTRARQLRGQATAARIDPEPEEDIPDRIPAAFRTQAQISGAVTRLPLTRGNRVARLFGGEAAYPEMLAAIEQARERVYLSTYIFESNTSGHQFAEALAAAHDRGVDVRVLLDGAGEWYSWPRIRHQLRRAGVSVARFLPPRLIPPNPVINLRNHRKLLIADGVTAFAGGMNIGDRHLINRPGPREGIKDIHYHIQGPLTRQLEDIFLDDWEFATGRRDEPADRPHPSGDGSALGRTLIDGPNEDLQRLTMVLVGAVAAAREHVAIMTPYFLPPRELIAALQAAAVRGTQVDIVLPGKNNVPFMHWATRNMLWELVKWGVRVYYQPGPFDHTKLLVVDHHYTQIGSANLDARSLRLNFEVMVEVYDTRFGAQMAKHVESARQASHRVTLEELDARPIPARVRDAAVWLFTPYL, via the coding sequence ATGCACCCACTGCACTGGACCGTCGTCGCCTTGCTGGCGGTGATCTCAACCGCGAGCGCCCTGCACGCCCTACTCCACAAGCGTGAATCCACGGCGGCATTCGGCTGGATCGCCTTCTGCCTGCTGTTTCCACTGGTCGGATCCATCTTCTACTACCTGTTCGGCATCAACCGCGTGCGCACGCGGGCGCGGCAGCTGCGCGGCCAGGCAACGGCAGCCCGCATTGATCCCGAGCCCGAAGAAGACATCCCTGACCGGATTCCCGCGGCATTCCGCACCCAGGCGCAGATCTCCGGCGCCGTCACGCGGCTGCCGCTGACCCGGGGCAACCGCGTCGCGCGTCTTTTTGGTGGCGAGGCCGCCTACCCGGAGATGCTCGCCGCCATCGAGCAGGCGCGCGAGCGGGTCTACCTCTCCACCTACATTTTCGAATCCAATACCAGCGGGCATCAGTTCGCCGAGGCACTGGCGGCGGCACATGACCGGGGCGTGGACGTGCGCGTGCTGCTGGATGGCGCCGGCGAGTGGTATAGCTGGCCGCGGATCCGCCATCAGCTGCGGCGGGCGGGGGTGAGTGTCGCTCGTTTTCTGCCACCCCGACTGATCCCGCCCAACCCGGTCATCAACCTGCGTAACCATCGCAAATTACTGATTGCCGATGGCGTCACGGCCTTTGCCGGTGGCATGAACATCGGCGACCGCCATCTCATCAACCGCCCGGGGCCGCGCGAGGGCATCAAGGATATTCACTACCACATCCAGGGGCCTCTGACCCGACAACTCGAGGATATCTTCCTCGACGACTGGGAGTTCGCCACCGGCCGGCGCGACGAGCCCGCCGACCGGCCCCACCCGAGCGGGGATGGAAGCGCCCTGGGCCGCACCCTGATCGACGGGCCCAATGAGGATCTGCAGCGACTGACGATGGTGCTGGTGGGCGCCGTCGCCGCCGCCCGCGAGCATGTCGCGATCATGACGCCCTATTTTCTGCCGCCCCGGGAGCTCATCGCCGCACTGCAGGCGGCAGCGGTGCGTGGCACACAGGTGGATATCGTACTGCCCGGCAAGAACAACGTGCCATTCATGCACTGGGCGACCCGCAACATGCTCTGGGAGCTGGTGAAATGGGGAGTGCGGGTCTATTACCAGCCCGGCCCCTTCGATCACACCAAACTGCTGGTGGTGGATCATCACTACACGCAGATCGGCTCGGCGAATCTCGATGCACGCAGCCTGCGCCTGAATTTCGAGGTCATGGTCGAGGTCTATGACACACGCTTCGGCGCCCAAATGGCGAAGCACGTCGAGTCGGCCCGTCAGGCCTCGCATCGGGTGACGCTGGAGGAACTCGATGCCCGTCCGATTCCGGCGAGGGTTCGCGACGCAGCGGTCTGGCTCTTTACACCGTACCTGTGA
- a CDS encoding lytic transglycosylase domain-containing protein, translating into MITLQRLLMLAALAAIIFSGPALADRLPRPAGLEPAVEFWQRVYTELSVSEGVIHDSGHALTVVGRIGIEPPPNWQARRDTVRAALKRYRAGLNALADQGMQPADDFQSRLLTRLPAGTEADEARQLAQRLRFQGGLRERFREGLVRSGRWRAHIREVLEAHGVPPALVALPHVESSFDPRARSHAGAAGLWQFTSGTGRRFLRIDPVLDERLDPWASTRAAAELLAHNYAEIGSWPLAITAYNHGLNGMRRAVREVGSRDYLTIQRNYTGRYFGFASRNFYPALLAAADVDANAQRYFDDLRKDPPLEPVRVALPYYTPLETLLEGVAVDEATLQRLNPALGPAVWDGRKFIPGGYALALPAAGAGDWSEAVAALPGTRLYRDQRPDVAHRVVPGDTLSQIARRYDVSLQDLIAHNGIHDPRRLQAGQRLRLPMAGGMPEAVGGRHYEVRPGDTLGAIAMRHGVETRQLVQLNELDNPDRLRVGQRLLLGQGPQVAVVDTATVP; encoded by the coding sequence ATGATAACCCTCCAGCGACTGCTCATGCTCGCTGCCCTGGCTGCCATCATTTTTTCCGGGCCTGCGCTCGCCGATCGGCTGCCGCGACCAGCCGGGCTTGAGCCGGCCGTCGAGTTCTGGCAGCGCGTCTATACCGAGCTTTCGGTGTCGGAGGGTGTGATCCATGACTCGGGTCATGCGCTGACGGTGGTCGGGCGGATCGGCATCGAACCGCCGCCCAACTGGCAGGCGCGGCGCGACACCGTCCGAGCGGCCCTCAAACGCTACCGTGCCGGGCTGAATGCGCTGGCCGACCAGGGCATGCAGCCGGCGGACGATTTCCAGTCCCGCCTGCTGACAAGGCTCCCGGCCGGGACCGAGGCGGATGAGGCACGACAGCTCGCCCAGCGGCTGCGATTCCAGGGCGGCCTGCGGGAGCGGTTCCGCGAGGGGCTGGTGCGCTCCGGACGCTGGCGCGCCCACATTCGTGAGGTCCTGGAGGCGCACGGGGTTCCGCCGGCGCTGGTCGCCCTTCCTCATGTCGAGTCGTCCTTCGACCCGCGGGCCCGCTCGCATGCGGGTGCTGCCGGTCTCTGGCAGTTCACCTCCGGGACGGGGCGCCGGTTTCTGCGGATCGATCCGGTGCTGGATGAGCGTCTCGACCCGTGGGCCAGCACGCGGGCCGCTGCCGAGCTGCTGGCTCACAATTACGCCGAGATCGGTAGCTGGCCACTGGCCATTACGGCCTACAACCATGGTCTCAACGGCATGCGACGGGCAGTCCGGGAGGTCGGCAGCCGCGATTACCTGACCATCCAGCGCAACTACACGGGGCGTTACTTCGGCTTTGCGTCGCGCAATTTCTATCCGGCGCTGCTGGCGGCGGCCGATGTGGATGCGAATGCCCAGCGCTATTTCGACGACCTTCGAAAGGACCCGCCGCTGGAGCCGGTTCGGGTCGCGCTACCGTATTACACGCCACTGGAGACCCTGCTGGAGGGGGTCGCCGTCGACGAGGCGACGCTCCAGCGCCTGAATCCGGCGCTCGGACCGGCGGTCTGGGATGGGCGCAAGTTCATCCCCGGTGGCTATGCGCTGGCCCTGCCGGCCGCCGGTGCCGGAGACTGGTCGGAGGCGGTGGCCGCATTGCCCGGGACCCGGCTGTATCGGGATCAGCGCCCGGATGTGGCGCATCGGGTCGTGCCCGGCGACACGCTCTCGCAAATCGCCAGGCGCTACGACGTGAGCCTGCAGGATTTGATCGCTCACAACGGTATCCACGACCCGAGGCGGCTGCAGGCGGGTCAGCGCCTGCGACTGCCCATGGCGGGTGGCATGCCGGAGGCCGTGGGCGGGCGGCATTACGAAGTGCGTCCGGGCGATACGCTGGGTGCTATCGCCATGCGGCATGGAGTCGAAACGCGACAGCTTGTCCAGCTCAACGAACTCGACAACCCTGATCGCCTGCGGGTCGGCCAGCGGCTCCTGCTTGGCCAGGGACCCCAGGTCGCGGTGGTCGACACGGCCACCGTGCCCTGA
- a CDS encoding tellurite resistance TerB family protein: MIEAIRRFYEERMNPAGEGSGDPPAHRLQLATAALLIEMAQADNQRHSMEFQAIHDGIMEVFDLSPEETAEVIELADQEAHEATDHFEFTHLINEQFDYTRKCQVVELLWRVCLADSEMDRYEEQLVRKIAELLHVEHGEFIAAKLRVQREYSANSHFSDYEDYE; this comes from the coding sequence ATGATCGAGGCCATAAGACGATTTTACGAAGAGCGAATGAACCCGGCCGGCGAGGGCAGCGGCGATCCGCCGGCCCATCGGCTGCAGCTGGCGACGGCGGCCCTGCTCATTGAAATGGCACAGGCCGACAACCAGCGCCACAGCATGGAGTTTCAGGCCATCCATGACGGCATTATGGAGGTCTTCGATCTCTCGCCGGAGGAAACCGCCGAGGTCATTGAGCTGGCGGACCAGGAAGCCCATGAGGCGACCGACCACTTCGAGTTCACGCACCTGATCAACGAGCAGTTCGACTACACGCGCAAATGCCAGGTGGTGGAGCTGCTCTGGCGGGTGTGTCTGGCCGACTCGGAGATGGATCGCTACGAGGAGCAGCTGGTACGCAAGATCGCGGAGCTTCTCCATGTCGAGCACGGTGAGTTCATCGCCGCCAAACTCCGCGTGCAGCGCGAATACAGCGCCAACAGCCACTTCAGCGACTACGAAGACTACGAATAG
- a CDS encoding adenosylcobalamin-dependent ribonucleoside-diphosphate reductase: protein MTTATKLRALPKTVTEIPIQPASEDIWDKKYRLKSKEGDVIDETVDHTYRRVARALAEVEPESRQEYWYEQFLWALRRGAIPAGRITSNAGAWEHKPATSTINCTVSSTIGDSMDDILDKVHEAGLTLKAGCGIGYEFSTLRPKGAYVSGAGAYTSGPLSFMDIYDKMCFTVSSAGGRRGAQMATFDVGHPDVMDFIRAKREDGRLRQFNLSLLITDGFMQAVENGEDWPLAFPIKADEAESEGVDVNDPEQVLWREWPNRKSGYLTREDGLVACRIYRWVKAQRIWDMIMTSTYDYAEPGFVLIDRVNEMNNNWFCEEIRATNPCGEQPLPPYGACLLGSVNLTKFVREPFTDRAHFDWEEYRRVVALFTRMLDNVVEINGLPLERQRDEINRKRRHGMGFLGLGSTVTMLCMKYGDDESLAFTEQVAREMALEGWREALRLAEEKGPAPIMEEDFALTERMLAWRPELREDGYKVGDKVKGRVLWGRYSRYMQRVAEAEPELVDELVEKGARFTHHTSIAPTGTISLSLANNASNGIEPSFAHHYFRNVIREGKKSKEKVDVFSFELLAYRTLINDGALPSTDPETRNLPDYFIAADDVTPKQHVDIQSAAQKWVDSSISKTANVPTDYPYEDFKDIYRYAYQNGLKGCTTFRFNPEAFQGVLVKESDLENTTYRFKLEDGRTVEVKGGDEVEYDGEVHTAANLYDALKEGYYGKF, encoded by the coding sequence ATGACGACCGCAACGAAACTGCGTGCGCTACCCAAGACCGTGACCGAGATCCCGATCCAGCCCGCCTCGGAGGATATCTGGGACAAGAAGTACCGGCTGAAGTCCAAGGAAGGCGATGTCATCGACGAGACCGTCGATCACACCTACAGGCGCGTCGCCCGTGCGCTCGCCGAGGTGGAGCCCGAGTCGCGACAGGAGTACTGGTATGAGCAGTTTCTCTGGGCCCTGCGCCGCGGCGCGATCCCGGCCGGCCGCATCACCTCCAACGCCGGTGCCTGGGAACACAAACCGGCGACGTCGACCATCAACTGCACAGTGTCGTCCACCATCGGCGATTCCATGGATGACATCCTGGACAAGGTCCACGAGGCGGGTCTGACGCTCAAGGCGGGCTGCGGCATCGGCTACGAGTTCTCGACGCTGCGCCCGAAGGGTGCCTACGTCTCCGGCGCCGGTGCCTACACCTCGGGCCCCCTGTCGTTCATGGATATCTACGACAAGATGTGCTTCACCGTCTCGTCGGCCGGCGGTCGGCGTGGCGCGCAGATGGCCACCTTCGACGTCGGCCATCCGGATGTCATGGACTTCATCCGCGCCAAGCGCGAGGACGGCCGGCTGCGCCAGTTCAACCTCTCGCTGCTGATCACCGACGGCTTCATGCAGGCGGTGGAGAACGGCGAGGACTGGCCGCTGGCCTTCCCGATCAAGGCCGACGAGGCCGAGAGCGAGGGCGTGGATGTCAACGACCCCGAGCAGGTGCTCTGGCGGGAGTGGCCCAACCGCAAGAGCGGCTATCTCACGCGCGAGGACGGCCTGGTCGCCTGCCGCATCTACCGCTGGGTGAAGGCGCAGCGGATCTGGGACATGATCATGACCTCCACCTACGACTATGCGGAGCCGGGGTTCGTGCTCATTGACCGGGTCAATGAGATGAACAACAACTGGTTCTGTGAGGAGATCCGGGCCACTAATCCCTGCGGCGAGCAGCCGCTGCCGCCTTATGGCGCCTGCCTGCTGGGATCGGTCAACCTGACCAAGTTCGTGCGGGAGCCGTTCACCGACCGGGCTCATTTCGACTGGGAGGAGTACCGCCGGGTCGTGGCGCTGTTCACGCGCATGCTCGACAACGTGGTCGAGATCAATGGCCTGCCCCTGGAGCGCCAGCGCGATGAGATCAATCGCAAGCGCCGCCATGGCATGGGCTTCCTCGGCCTCGGATCAACGGTGACCATGCTGTGCATGAAATACGGTGACGACGAGTCGCTGGCCTTCACCGAACAGGTGGCCCGGGAGATGGCCCTGGAGGGCTGGCGCGAGGCGCTGCGCCTGGCCGAGGAAAAGGGCCCGGCACCGATCATGGAAGAGGACTTCGCCCTGACCGAGCGCATGCTGGCCTGGCGGCCGGAACTGCGCGAGGACGGCTACAAGGTCGGTGACAAGGTCAAGGGCCGTGTGCTCTGGGGGCGCTACAGCCGTTACATGCAGCGCGTCGCCGAGGCGGAGCCGGAACTGGTGGACGAGCTGGTGGAGAAAGGGGCGCGGTTTACCCATCACACCTCCATCGCCCCGACCGGCACGATCAGCCTGTCGCTGGCCAACAACGCCTCCAACGGCATCGAGCCCAGCTTCGCCCATCACTATTTCCGCAACGTGATCCGCGAGGGCAAGAAGTCGAAGGAAAAGGTGGACGTGTTCAGCTTCGAGCTGCTGGCCTACCGGACCCTCATCAACGACGGCGCACTGCCCAGCACCGATCCGGAGACCCGCAATCTGCCGGATTACTTCATTGCCGCCGATGACGTCACGCCGAAGCAGCATGTCGATATTCAGTCGGCGGCCCAGAAGTGGGTCGATTCCAGCATCTCCAAGACCGCCAACGTGCCGACGGATTATCCCTACGAAGACTTCAAGGACATCTATCGCTACGCCTACCAGAACGGGCTGAAGGGTTGCACCACCTTCCGCTTCAACCCGGAGGCGTTCCAGGGCGTGCTGGTCAAGGAATCCGACCTGGAAAACACCACCTACCGGTTCAAGCTCGAGGATGGTCGCACCGTTGAGGTGAAAGGCGGCGACGAGGTCGAGTACGACGGTGAGGTTCATACCGCCGCCAATCTCTATGACGCCCTCAAGGAAGGGTACTACGGGAAGTTCTGA
- a CDS encoding TSCPD domain-containing protein: protein MAVKIDSKIIDYEVARAEAEAKAGEATDGTPETAPETAAIEHMHEELQRPERLEGQTYKIKTPLSEHALYVTVNDVILNEGTEHEIRRPFEVFINSKNMDHFQWIVALTRIVSAVFRKGGDCTFLVEELRSVFDPRGGYFKKGGRFMPSLVAEIGDVLEQHLRSIGMMESEALDEHQRRFIEQKKAEAEGRAAQEPIEADCDDSTGDYPPGAELCGKCHTKAMVIMDGCLTCLNCGESKCG, encoded by the coding sequence ATGGCCGTGAAAATCGACAGCAAGATCATCGACTACGAAGTCGCCCGGGCCGAGGCGGAGGCAAAGGCGGGGGAGGCCACCGACGGCACCCCCGAGACCGCTCCGGAAACCGCCGCCATCGAACATATGCACGAGGAGCTCCAGCGACCGGAGCGACTCGAGGGGCAGACTTACAAGATCAAGACGCCGCTCTCCGAGCATGCGCTCTACGTCACCGTCAATGACGTCATCCTCAACGAGGGGACCGAGCACGAGATCCGTCGCCCGTTCGAGGTGTTCATCAACTCCAAGAACATGGATCACTTCCAGTGGATCGTGGCGCTGACGCGGATCGTCTCGGCCGTGTTCCGTAAAGGCGGCGACTGCACGTTTCTCGTTGAGGAACTGCGCAGCGTGTTCGATCCTCGCGGGGGATACTTCAAGAAGGGCGGCCGGTTCATGCCCTCGCTGGTGGCTGAAATCGGCGATGTGCTGGAGCAGCATCTCCGTTCCATCGGCATGATGGAGAGCGAAGCGCTGGATGAGCATCAGCGCCGGTTCATCGAGCAGAAAAAGGCCGAAGCGGAAGGTCGTGCCGCCCAGGAACCCATCGAGGCCGATTGCGATGACAGCACCGGTGACTATCCGCCGGGGGCCGAGCTCTGTGGCAAGTGCCATACCAAGGCCATGGTCATCATGGACGGATGCCTCACCTGCCTGAACTGCGGTGAGAGCAAATGCGGCTGA
- a CDS encoding type IV pilus modification PilV family protein: MRHEHVPLFRDAEAGSSLVEVLVAALVLSIGLLGLSMSQAQSLDSLRQGRIALQARLLAVDLAEQWRAARPHHPPAASVADWRERVQIRLPAGRARIEWPSAGATAGRVSMTWSDRSSDRGGRLELEFGP; the protein is encoded by the coding sequence ATGCGCCATGAACATGTCCCTTTATTCCGCGATGCAGAAGCCGGCAGTTCCCTGGTGGAGGTGCTCGTTGCCGCGCTCGTGCTCAGTATCGGTCTGCTTGGCCTGTCGATGAGCCAGGCGCAGTCACTCGATAGCCTGCGCCAGGGCAGGATCGCGCTGCAGGCGCGGCTGCTGGCGGTCGATCTTGCCGAGCAATGGCGGGCGGCCAGGCCCCATCATCCCCCGGCGGCGTCTGTTGCCGACTGGCGCGAGCGTGTGCAGATTCGCCTGCCCGCCGGGCGCGCTCGAATCGAATGGCCCTCCGCCGGAGCAACCGCCGGTCGGGTCTCCATGACATGGTCCGATCGATCCTCCGATAGAGGAGGGCGGCTTGAGCTGGAGTTCGGGCCTTGA
- a CDS encoding PilW family protein has protein sequence MRDRRHTGERGFSLLELLIASTLGLVVIMIATELLLGARQAERLERAHTRLLDSARFASALIGRSLRESGYPGCHPAFRRNLTVDEVEPARPAVDISGGLSSAEAGDQLVIRRMRSLGRARVLSTSAGGERLTLDRAHGVPRGQPVMVAGASSTDCVLFRQVATAADTLDRGPGTDSLNRRPSDGYRRIGGEVELLMPERTVFYVDQALGRPGVRSLYRRQGSRGGRREELVVGIEQLKLHFGLDEAGDGTVDRYVPAAERPADVDVVAVQVDLLVASHRTPGVLDAPMRLEAGEAAGDRRLYEPVTLTIALRNRRP, from the coding sequence TTGAGAGACCGACGTCATACCGGTGAACGCGGTTTCTCGCTGCTCGAGCTGCTGATTGCCTCGACGCTGGGACTGGTGGTGATCATGATTGCCACGGAACTGCTGCTTGGTGCCCGTCAGGCCGAGCGCCTGGAGAGGGCGCATACGCGCCTCCTCGACAGCGCCCGATTCGCCAGCGCGCTGATCGGGCGGTCCTTGCGTGAATCGGGATATCCCGGCTGCCATCCGGCTTTCCGTCGTAATCTGACCGTCGATGAGGTGGAGCCAGCCCGGCCGGCGGTGGATATCTCGGGCGGCCTGTCCTCTGCGGAGGCCGGCGATCAGCTGGTGATCCGGCGGATGCGCTCCCTGGGCCGGGCCCGAGTCCTGTCGACATCGGCGGGGGGAGAACGCCTGACGCTGGATCGGGCGCATGGCGTGCCGCGCGGTCAGCCGGTGATGGTGGCCGGCGCCTCCAGTACCGATTGCGTCCTTTTCCGTCAGGTGGCCACGGCCGCTGACACCCTCGATCGCGGGCCGGGAACGGACAGCCTCAATCGCCGGCCGTCCGACGGTTACCGGCGGATCGGCGGCGAAGTGGAGCTGCTCATGCCCGAGCGCACGGTCTTCTATGTGGATCAGGCCCTGGGAAGGCCCGGCGTGCGCAGCCTGTATCGTCGCCAGGGCTCCCGGGGCGGCCGGCGCGAGGAGCTCGTCGTGGGCATCGAGCAGCTGAAGCTGCACTTTGGACTCGACGAGGCGGGAGATGGAACCGTCGACCGGTATGTGCCTGCGGCGGAGCGTCCGGCCGATGTGGATGTGGTCGCCGTCCAGGTCGATCTGCTCGTTGCCAGTCATCGCACGCCGGGCGTTCTCGACGCGCCCATGCGGCTCGAGGCCGGGGAGGCGGCGGGCGATCGCCGTCTCTATGAGCCGGTGACGCTCACCATCGCACTGCGTAACCGACGGCCATGA
- a CDS encoding pilus assembly PilX family protein, with product MKHRQQGVALIGVLAIIPIVAAITLTGLERALVQTRSAGTAIDRAIALEVAETALQRAAESAAQWARPSLVPAPKAAAAPWRAAVDEQGRMLPSLATEVALHRPPAVLVERLVAGGETDCSAQSACGYRLTVAASGRVAETDVVLQAIIADRSSVRIWRELR from the coding sequence ATGAAGCACCGTCAGCAGGGCGTTGCGCTGATCGGTGTGCTGGCGATCATTCCGATCGTCGCGGCGATTACGCTGACGGGTCTGGAGCGCGCGCTTGTCCAGACACGCAGCGCCGGGACCGCGATCGATCGGGCCATTGCCCTGGAGGTGGCCGAGACGGCCCTGCAACGCGCGGCGGAGTCGGCAGCACAATGGGCACGACCGTCGTTGGTACCGGCGCCCAAGGCCGCCGCGGCACCGTGGCGGGCAGCGGTTGACGAGCAGGGCCGGATGCTCCCGTCGCTGGCCACTGAGGTGGCATTGCATCGCCCCCCGGCGGTCCTGGTGGAGCGGCTTGTCGCGGGCGGAGAGACGGACTGTTCAGCCCAGTCGGCCTGTGGCTATCGGCTCACCGTCGCGGCGAGTGGACGCGTGGCGGAGACCGACGTCGTTCTGCAGGCCATCATCGCTGATCGATCATCTGTCCGCATCTGGCGCGAGCTGCGTTAA
- a CDS encoding D-amino-acid transaminase, translated as MSRIVHVNGSFLPEESASLSIFDRGLLFADAVYEVTAVIDGGLVDFEAHQQRLRRSLGELDIAFDPEAEDLLGIHRQLLQRNDLREGLIYLQISRGVADRDFVQPRGTPPSVILFTQALPLLEAPAAARGLRIITRPDLRWHRRDIKTTQLLYPSMMKSTAVAAGVDDVWMVENGEVTEGSSSNAHIITAEGQLITRPLSHDILHGITRAAVLDYAAEADLEVVERPFGVAEAQAAREAFATSATAFVTPVVEINGHPIGDGAPGPGTRRIRERYIARSRERLQY; from the coding sequence ATGTCGCGGATCGTTCATGTCAATGGCAGTTTCCTGCCGGAAGAATCCGCCAGCCTGTCCATCTTCGATCGCGGCCTGCTGTTCGCCGATGCGGTCTACGAGGTCACCGCCGTCATCGACGGTGGGCTGGTGGATTTCGAAGCGCACCAGCAGCGCCTGCGCCGGAGCCTTGGCGAACTTGATATCGCCTTCGACCCCGAGGCGGAGGATCTGCTGGGTATCCATCGGCAGCTTCTGCAACGCAATGATTTACGTGAGGGGCTGATCTATCTGCAGATCAGCCGTGGTGTGGCCGACCGGGACTTCGTCCAGCCCAGAGGTACACCGCCGTCCGTGATCCTTTTCACTCAGGCACTCCCATTGCTGGAGGCACCGGCAGCGGCACGGGGTCTGCGGATCATCACGCGCCCGGATCTGCGCTGGCATCGCCGTGATATCAAGACCACCCAGCTGCTCTATCCTTCGATGATGAAATCCACCGCGGTGGCGGCCGGCGTGGACGACGTCTGGATGGTGGAAAACGGCGAGGTCACCGAGGGCAGTTCGAGCAACGCCCATATCATCACCGCTGAGGGCCAGCTCATCACTCGACCGCTGTCGCATGACATCCTGCATGGCATCACGCGTGCCGCGGTTCTGGATTATGCGGCCGAGGCGGACCTGGAGGTGGTGGAGCGGCCATTCGGCGTGGCCGAGGCCCAAGCTGCCCGGGAGGCATTCGCGACCAGTGCCACGGCGTTCGTGACGCCAGTGGTGGAAATCAACGGCCACCCGATCGGTGATGGGGCGCCCGGACCCGGCACGCGGCGGATCCGGGAGCGATATATCGCACGCAGCCGCGAGCGGCTGCAGTACTGA
- the dsbG gene encoding thiol:disulfide interchange protein DsbG, with the protein MTRLILTALALLVGGTATAQDASEGLPTPIAALEDRGATIGESFEAPAGLTGYTVSFQGQTLAAYVTSDGEHVVVGTLLDADGTNLSQPVLSAAANAARPEGEWEAVSEASWITDGDDDAERIVYAFTDPNCPFCHRFHEQTRDWVEAGDVQIRHVMVGVLRQDSLPKAATLLAAEDPSAALDQHEANFDNGGVTPADRLPAEAQQAVQSNNELMSQLGIRGTPSVFYRDADGAIRLARGLPRGERLEAVMGGPRPE; encoded by the coding sequence ATGACCCGATTGATTCTCACCGCTCTCGCCCTTCTCGTCGGCGGCACAGCCACCGCACAGGACGCCTCGGAAGGCCTTCCCACCCCCATCGCCGCCCTCGAGGATCGGGGTGCGACCATCGGCGAGTCCTTCGAGGCGCCCGCCGGACTGACCGGCTACACCGTCAGTTTCCAGGGACAGACCCTGGCGGCCTACGTGACCTCCGACGGCGAGCATGTGGTGGTCGGCACGCTGCTGGATGCCGACGGCACCAATCTGTCGCAGCCCGTGCTCTCCGCTGCGGCCAATGCCGCTCGACCGGAAGGCGAGTGGGAGGCGGTCTCGGAGGCAAGCTGGATCACCGACGGCGACGATGACGCGGAGCGCATCGTCTACGCGTTCACTGACCCCAACTGTCCGTTCTGCCATCGCTTCCATGAACAGACCCGTGACTGGGTGGAGGCAGGCGACGTGCAGATTCGCCATGTCATGGTGGGTGTGCTGCGCCAGGACAGCCTGCCGAAAGCCGCTACCCTGCTGGCAGCGGAAGACCCCTCGGCCGCACTCGATCAGCATGAGGCCAACTTTGACAACGGCGGTGTCACCCCGGCCGACCGGCTCCCGGCCGAGGCCCAGCAGGCCGTTCAGTCGAATAACGAGCTGATGAGCCAGCTTGGCATACGCGGGACACCCTCGGTGTTCTACCGCGACGCCGACGGCGCCATTCGGCTGGCCCGGGGTCTGCCCCGCGGCGAGCGACTGGAGGCCGTGATGGGCGGACCACGGCCGGAGTAG
- a CDS encoding high-potential iron-sulfur protein has translation MTDNNFSNDRRRLLRGALMGVAAAPLAYMSVRGSNALAQDMPKLSEDDPTAIALNYVNNAADKDDMREPGAICGNCRLYLGDSDAEWGGCTAFPGKLVNVNGWCSAWVAMS, from the coding sequence ATGACCGACAATAATTTCAGTAATGACCGCCGTCGCCTGCTTCGGGGTGCCCTGATGGGTGTCGCCGCTGCACCGCTCGCCTACATGAGCGTGCGTGGCTCGAACGCCCTGGCCCAGGATATGCCGAAGCTCTCGGAGGATGACCCCACGGCCATCGCCCTGAACTACGTCAACAATGCGGCTGACAAGGACGACATGCGTGAGCCGGGTGCCATCTGCGGCAACTGCCGTCTCTATCTCGGCGATTCCGATGCGGAATGGGGCGGCTGCACGGCTTTCCCGGGCAAGCTGGTCAACGTCAACGGCTGGTGCAGCGCCTGGGTCGCCATGAGCTAG